ACCGGCAATTTTAAAGGCCTGTCCAAACCGGGGGAAGAAACTTCAAGTTCAAAATCCTCAGTGTTTCTGTCGAGCCTGTTTTCAAGATGCCTGCTCAGCGATATACACTCCTCTAATTTAACGCCCTCCAAGCTGTCGACGTATACCGCAATCCTGTTACCCGGACTGATCACCACATCCACAATAAACAGGTTGAGCCGGTTGACTTCCTCTTCAAGCAGATCCCTGATTGTAGCCGCATTGATCATGGTTCAGTATTGCAACAAAATAGGGGACTGAAAGCGTCCCCTATCCTGTGAAATTCTGGGCAAAGATAATACTATTAATGAGAAATACAAAGAAAAGCTTCGTCATTGCGAGGAGCTTGTTAAAGCTCTGATTATAAAATGTATTCAAGTCGACGAAGCAATCTGCCCGCACAGGAAGATCGATGCAAAAGGCCAAGCCATCGTCATTGCGAGGAGCGGGAAAAATCAATGATTATACCTTAAAATAAAGCGACGAAGCAATGACGAGGTTTTGCCAGTATCCAGCATCCAGCATCCGGCATCCAATATCCAGTATCTGTTTTAAAAATCATTGATTATTTCCAATATTATTCTCTATTTTGTGTTTTTACTACAGATCTGCAGATCAGTAAATGGAAAATACCTCCAATATCAACAAACGCAAAATTGTAAATGATCCGGTTCACGGTTTTATCATCATTCCCGGGGATTTCATTTTTGATCTGCTCGAACATCCTTACCTGCAGCGATTACGCAGGATAAAACAGCTTGGCCTTACCAGTTTCGTGTATCCCGGGGCAGTTCATACCCGCTTCCAGCATGCACTCGGCGCTGTTTTTCTTATGGTGCAGGCAATTGATAACATCAGGCTAAAAGGCACTGAAATTACTGTTGAAGAAGCAGAAGCCGTTACAGCCGCAATTCTCCTGCATGATATCGGACACGGCCCGTTTTCCCATGCCCTGGAAGAAAGTATCATTCCCGGCCTCACCCATGAAGATCTTTCCGTTCTGCTGATGAACAACCTTAACGAGGAGTTCGGCGGAAGGCTCGACATGGCCCTTAGCATTTTCAACAATACATACCCCAAGAAGTTCCTTCATCAGCTGGTTTCGGGACAGCTTGACATGGACAGGATGGATTACCTGATACGCGACAGCTTTTTTGCCGGTGTGGCCGAAGGTACAATCGGTACGGAAAGGATTATCAAAATGCTCAATGTCGTCAACGACCAGCTTGTCATTGAAGCCAAGGGCATTTATTCGGTGGAAAAATTCCTGATTGCGCGGCGGTTGATGTACTGGCAGGTATATTTCCATAAAACAGTCATTGCTGCCGAAAATCTGCTGGTTCAGGTTCTGAAACGGGCTAAATCAATGGCATCGCAGGGACTTGACCTTTACACTACACCATCTCTCGGGTATTTTCTTGATAACGATTTCACGCATGAAAACATTGACCTATACTGCGACGAAATCCTTGAAAATTTTTCAAACCTGGATGATGATGACATTATGGTATCCGCCAAAGCCTGGATGCGCCATTCCGACCCGGTTCTTTCACTTCTTTCGGGTAACCTTATCCGCCGAACCCTTCCCCGGGTAAGGATCAGCGATAACCCGTTCGAAGACGAAAAGATTGCGGAATTGAAAAAATCAGCTACGGATTCATTCAACCTGTCTGATAGTGATGCCGGTTACCTTGTTTTTACCGGTCTGATTTCAAATATGGCCTATAATGAAAAGGCCGATACCATAAAAATTCTTTATAACACAGGCGAGATGAAGGATCTTTCTGAAGCTTCTGATATATTTCACCTGCAGAAACTGATGGAAACCAAAAAAAAATATTTTCTTTGTTACCCCAAAGTTCTTGGGTTTTAATTATTAATTTTGATATTGGCGTAAAACATTTAAATAATGAAGGTTACCGCTAAAATGGTTGCCGAGTTTACCAGAGGTGAATTAATAGGCAATGCCGAGGAAGTAATTACTGACGTCTCAAAAATTGAAGAAGGCCGCAAAGGAACACTGGCTTTTCTGGCTAATCCGAAATATGAAAAATATCTTTACACCACCGAAGCCTCAGTGGTACTGGTGAGTAAGGAATTTCAGGTAAATAATGATCTTCAAACCACTATAATTAAGGTCGACAATGCATATGATGCCTTTACTTCGCTTCTGGAGCTGTATGCAAAAATGACTGAAGAGAAAAAAGGCATTGAGCAGCCCTCTTTCATTGATCCCACAGCCAAAATCGGAGAAAACGTATATATTGGTGCTTTTGCTTATGTGGGCCCGGGCGCTGTAATCGGTAATAATGTAAAACTATACCCTCAAACCTATGTAGGTGATTACACCCAGATCATGGATAATTCCGTGCTGTATTCCGGTGTGAAAGTGTATCACGGCTGTTATGTAGGCCGAAATTGCACGCTTCATTCGGGGGTGGTTATCGGCGGTGACGGTTTCGGGTTTGTACAGCAACCGAATCAGCAGTATCGCAAAATTCCCCAGGTTGGCAATGTGATTCTCGAAGACAATGTGGAAATTGGCTCCAATACAACAATTGACAGGGCTACAATGGGGTCCACTATCATCCGCAAGGGTGTGAAATTTGATAATCTCATCCAGATCGGTCACAATGTTGAAGTAGGTGAAAATACAGCGATCGTTTCCCAGGCCGGAATTGCCGGATCAACAAAAGTTGGCAGTAACTGTCAGATCGGAGGACAGGTAGGACTGGCAGGCCATCTGAAAATCGGGGATAATGTAAAAATCGGCGCTCAATCGGGTGTTACAAATGATCTGAAAGACGGTGACACGGTTTTGGGATCACCTTCCCTGGATGTAACCAGGCAGGTAAGAGCGATGATTATATATAAATCTCTTCCGGAGATGAGCAAGAAAATCGCCGAACTGGAAAGACTTGTAAAAGAGTTAAAGGATAAAGCAGTCGGCAATTAGAGACGACTTAATTCCGTTATCTGTTATGTATAGTTTTACAGACGCAATATTTTGCGTCTCTACGAATTCACATACATCATCTTGTGATTTAATTATTTTTTATAATTTCGCCCTGTTTTTTCGTGTGTTCTATTTTTGAAATCAATTATAAATGACTGAAAAGCAAAGAACTGTTGCTAAACCCATAAGTTTTAAAGGCAGAGGATTACATTCCGGAGTTGAAGTAGAAGTTACCATAAATCCCGCACCGGAAAATCACGGATACCAGTTCAGAAGAAACGACCTTGAAGGAAATCCACTTATCAAAGCCGTTGCTGAAAATGTAAAAATAACCGAGCGCAGCACTACGCTGGTAGATAAAAATGCATCGGTTACCACAGTTGAACACTTGCTTGCTGCACTTTATGGTATGGGCATTGACAATGCCCTTATGGACATTAACGGTCCCGAAGTACCTATCCTTGATGGCAGTGCAAAGCCCTTTGTGGAAGGGTTACGCTCTGCTGGCGCTACAGAGCAGAACGCCGACAGAGTGTATTACTCAATTCGTGAAAAAATCGAATACAGGGACGAAGCAAAAGGCATTGAGCTGGTGGCATACCCCGATGATAATTTCATGGTGGACGTTCATATCGATTTCAATTCAAGGGTTGTCGGCAACCAGTTTGCTTCAATGAAAAACATCAGTGAGTTTGAAGAAGGCTTTTCTTCATGCCGTACTTTTGTTTTCCTTCATGAAATTGAATTCCTTCAGAAAAATAACCTCATAAAAGGCGGCGATCTCGATAATGCCATTGTAATCATTGATCGCAGCGTTACCCAGGAAGAAATTGACAGGCTTGCCGTGCTGTTCAATAAACCTACTATGAAGGTAAAACCGGAAGGCATCCTGAACAATCTCGATCTTTCATTTGCGAACGAGCCGGCACGGCATAAACTGCTGGATGTGATCGGCGATCTTGCTCTTTGCGGCGTTCGTCTTAAAGGCCGTATCATTGCCAATAAACCCGGGCATACAGCCAATGTTGAATTTGCGAAAATTCTAAGGCAGGGAATAAAGGCAACTCATAATAAGCCTGTACCTCCAGCATACGATCCGGATAAAACACCGCTTTTTGATATAAACCAGGTAAAGAAAATATTACCGCACCGGAATCCGTTCCTTCTTGTGGATAAAATAACCTACATGGACGAATGGGTGGTAACCGGTATCAAAAACGTAACAATGAACGAATCGTTTTTTGTCGGTCACTTTCCTGAAGAACCTATCATGCCGGGCGTACTACAGATTGAAGCACTGGCACAGGTTGGCGGTGTACTGTTACTGAGTTCTGTTCCTGATCCTGAAAATTACCTGCTGTACTTTATGCGTATTGATTCGGTGAGGTTCAAACGCAAGGTGGTACCGGGTGATACGCTGAACATCCGCATGGCACTTACTGAGCCCATCAAACGGGGGATTGCTCTTTGCAAAGGCGAAGGCTTTGTAGGCGATACAATGGTTATTGAAGCTGCTTTTATGGCTCAGTTGGCCAAAAAGCCCAAGGCTTGATTTTATTGATAAAATATTCTCATGAGTAATCAACCATTTTATTTGCATCCTGATGCCAGAATCGGTAATCAGGTTGAAATCGGTCCTTTCACAACAATTTACGGCGACGTAGAAATAGGCGACAATACCTGGATCGCCAACAATGTTACTATAATGGACGGCGCACGTATAGGCAAAAACTGCCGTATCTTTCCGGGAGCCGTTATATCCGGCATTCCGCAGGACCTCAAGTTCCAGGGTGAAATAACAACTGCTGAAATCGGCGATAATACAACTATCAGGGAATATGTTACAGTAAACCGCGGTACCAAGTCAAAGGGTAAAACCGTAGTCGGTTCAAACTGCCTGATACAAAGTTATGTTCACGTGGCACACGACTGTGTCATCGGCGATCATTGCATTCTTACCGGTTATGTAGGCCTTGCCGGTGAAGTAGTGATTGAAGACTGGGCCATCGTGGGTGGCGGAAGCCTCATCCATCAGTTCGTAAGAATCGGCAGTCATGTCATGATCCAGGGAGGCAGCAAAGTATCAAAAGATGTTCCTCCTTATATAATGGCCGGCAGGGAACCGCTTTCATACGCCGGACTTAACCTGGTCGGACTCAGAAGACGGAATTTCTCTACTGATAAAATCCAGGAAATCCAGGAAATTTACCGTACCCTGTACCAAAAGGGTCTTAATAATTCAGATGCTCTCCGTGAAATAGAAGCAGCAATGCCTGCAAGCGAAGAACGTGACCATATAATCCGGTTTGTTCGGTTCTCTGAGAGAGGCATTATCAAAGGCCTGCTCGACGAAGTAGATTGATTATTTCAGGGCGTTCCATCCCTGGGCTTCAAGCTTAATCGACTGACCCTGCGGAGTGATCAGGTTCATTCCTTCCGAAGCGTCCGTTATATGCCCGATTATACTGATCTCAGGTCGTTTCCCGATCTTATCGAAAAGTTTTACTGGTACAGTGAAAAGCAATTCATAGTCCTCTCCCCCGTTCAATGCGGCAATTACAGGGTCGGTGTTAAATTCACGGGCTACCCTGCGGGTTTCAGTGTGAACCGGTATTTTATCGGAGAATATCTTACATCCTGCACCCGACTGATCGCAAATATGCATGACTTCGGACGACAGTCCGTCCGAAATGTCAATCATGGCCGTGGGTTTCACTTCCAGTTCTTCCAGGAGTTGGATGATATCCCTTCTCGCTTCCGGCTTCAACTGCCTTTCAAGCACATAATCATATCCTTCAAGGACCGGCTGCATATGTTTTTCTTTTTCAAACATCCTGAGTTCCCGTTCCAGCAACTGCAAACCCACGTAAGCGCCTCCAAGATCACCTGAAACACAAAGCAGATCATGCTTCCCGGCCCCGCTGCGGTATACGAGGTCTTCATCATTGGCTTCCCCTATGGCAGTAAGTGAAAGGGTCAATCCTGTATAAGATGAGGTTGTGTCACCTCCGGCCAGGTCCACATTGTATTTTTCGCATGCCAGCCTGATCCCATCGTATAACTCGGAAATCATCCCCACGGTGAACTTTCCCGATAGGGCCATTGAAACAAATAACTGTGTTGGCTTTGCATTCATGGCGTAGATGTCGGAGAAATTCACTAC
The window above is part of the Bacteroidales bacterium genome. Proteins encoded here:
- the rimP gene encoding ribosome assembly cofactor RimP, which translates into the protein MINAATIRDLLEEEVNRLNLFIVDVVISPGNRIAVYVDSLEGVKLEECISLSRHLENRLDRNTEDFELEVSSPGLDRPLKLPVQFVKNIGRFLDVLYTDGRKVSGKLTGTDDGVIRLETEITIKEKGKKKKELQQLEIKTDEIKSAKVVISLKK
- a CDS encoding HD domain-containing protein codes for the protein MENTSNINKRKIVNDPVHGFIIIPGDFIFDLLEHPYLQRLRRIKQLGLTSFVYPGAVHTRFQHALGAVFLMVQAIDNIRLKGTEITVEEAEAVTAAILLHDIGHGPFSHALEESIIPGLTHEDLSVLLMNNLNEEFGGRLDMALSIFNNTYPKKFLHQLVSGQLDMDRMDYLIRDSFFAGVAEGTIGTERIIKMLNVVNDQLVIEAKGIYSVEKFLIARRLMYWQVYFHKTVIAAENLLVQVLKRAKSMASQGLDLYTTPSLGYFLDNDFTHENIDLYCDEILENFSNLDDDDIMVSAKAWMRHSDPVLSLLSGNLIRRTLPRVRISDNPFEDEKIAELKKSATDSFNLSDSDAGYLVFTGLISNMAYNEKADTIKILYNTGEMKDLSEASDIFHLQKLMETKKKYFLCYPKVLGF
- the lpxD gene encoding UDP-3-O-(3-hydroxymyristoyl)glucosamine N-acyltransferase, whose product is MKVTAKMVAEFTRGELIGNAEEVITDVSKIEEGRKGTLAFLANPKYEKYLYTTEASVVLVSKEFQVNNDLQTTIIKVDNAYDAFTSLLELYAKMTEEKKGIEQPSFIDPTAKIGENVYIGAFAYVGPGAVIGNNVKLYPQTYVGDYTQIMDNSVLYSGVKVYHGCYVGRNCTLHSGVVIGGDGFGFVQQPNQQYRKIPQVGNVILEDNVEIGSNTTIDRATMGSTIIRKGVKFDNLIQIGHNVEVGENTAIVSQAGIAGSTKVGSNCQIGGQVGLAGHLKIGDNVKIGAQSGVTNDLKDGDTVLGSPSLDVTRQVRAMIIYKSLPEMSKKIAELERLVKELKDKAVGN
- a CDS encoding bifunctional UDP-3-O-[3-hydroxymyristoyl] N-acetylglucosamine deacetylase/3-hydroxyacyl-ACP dehydratase; translation: MTEKQRTVAKPISFKGRGLHSGVEVEVTINPAPENHGYQFRRNDLEGNPLIKAVAENVKITERSTTLVDKNASVTTVEHLLAALYGMGIDNALMDINGPEVPILDGSAKPFVEGLRSAGATEQNADRVYYSIREKIEYRDEAKGIELVAYPDDNFMVDVHIDFNSRVVGNQFASMKNISEFEEGFSSCRTFVFLHEIEFLQKNNLIKGGDLDNAIVIIDRSVTQEEIDRLAVLFNKPTMKVKPEGILNNLDLSFANEPARHKLLDVIGDLALCGVRLKGRIIANKPGHTANVEFAKILRQGIKATHNKPVPPAYDPDKTPLFDINQVKKILPHRNPFLLVDKITYMDEWVVTGIKNVTMNESFFVGHFPEEPIMPGVLQIEALAQVGGVLLLSSVPDPENYLLYFMRIDSVRFKRKVVPGDTLNIRMALTEPIKRGIALCKGEGFVGDTMVIEAAFMAQLAKKPKA
- the lpxA gene encoding acyl-ACP--UDP-N-acetylglucosamine O-acyltransferase is translated as MSNQPFYLHPDARIGNQVEIGPFTTIYGDVEIGDNTWIANNVTIMDGARIGKNCRIFPGAVISGIPQDLKFQGEITTAEIGDNTTIREYVTVNRGTKSKGKTVVGSNCLIQSYVHVAHDCVIGDHCILTGYVGLAGEVVIEDWAIVGGGSLIHQFVRIGSHVMIQGGSKVSKDVPPYIMAGREPLSYAGLNLVGLRRRNFSTDKIQEIQEIYRTLYQKGLNNSDALREIEAAMPASEERDHIIRFVRFSERGIIKGLLDEVD
- the thiL gene encoding thiamine-phosphate kinase, with protein sequence MTDKPQDDISAIGEFGLIRHLTKDLTAINKSTIKGIGDDAAVIDHGGKRTVVTTDMLAEGVHFNLVYTPLKHLGYKAAVVNFSDIYAMNAKPTQLFVSMALSGKFTVGMISELYDGIRLACEKYNVDLAGGDTTSSYTGLTLSLTAIGEANDEDLVYRSGAGKHDLLCVSGDLGGAYVGLQLLERELRMFEKEKHMQPVLEGYDYVLERQLKPEARRDIIQLLEELEVKPTAMIDISDGLSSEVMHICDQSGAGCKIFSDKIPVHTETRRVAREFNTDPVIAALNGGEDYELLFTVPVKLFDKIGKRPEISIIGHITDASEGMNLITPQGQSIKLEAQGWNALK